TACCTTTGAGCCCTTGTTAACGCCATCAATTGAGGTGATGGAGGCTATCTTGTGTGGAATGAGTGACGCCGTGACCCGCGACGTTGGTGCGCCCTGGCTGTGGGCCATCAGGTTTACCTTGACGTGACCCAGGCCGTTTATGTAGTTGGCCAGCTGCTGGCCCCTTTGCTCGCTGCTGTTCACAAACGAGACGCTGGCGGAATAAACCCGCGCGCCGCTGCGCTCCAGGTTCCATGGAATGGTGTGGAAATAGTTGACCAGGCCACCGATGGTATTGAATCCGGTAACACCGTGGACCAGTACAATCGGATACCGGGTCTGGGTGTAGCCGGCGTGGGTGACGAATGAGGCAGACAGCATGACAAGCCCCAGCGCAATGGTTGCGATGGATCGAATACGCATGATTAACTCCTGTTGTTTTTGTAGGCGGCCGCGATGGTGGCGGCCATTGGTCGTTAATGCGTTGGTGATTATTCGCGTGAAAGTCCGGGCGGGATATCGCCCATTTGGGCGAGGTTGATCAGGAAAAGCGGTGAGGTTCCAGTTCCATGTGGAGAATGCGCTGGCCAAGCATGATCACGCGACCGGTATAACGCTCCTCTCCCGTTGATGTGAAGTCGAAGAGAAAGCGGCGCCAGACCCGAAGCCTTCCTTCCGAGTCGCGCTTGAACCAGAGCCCGCGGAGGTAGACCGCGTCGTCAAGCAGCATCACATCCATCGTTTTGCAGTACTTGCGGGCGGCTTGCAGGACAAAATCCTTGATAGCTTTGGCCCGCCACCAATACCAAATGGCAAAGCCGGCCAGAAACAGCCAGAAAAAGTTTCCCAGAGTCACGATATCGGCAATCTTCCACAATAAGTTGAGGTGGAGCGCCAGCCTACCTTATTGGACCGGTCCGGGGAATCGTGCCCGGGTGTCTTTCCGTGACGGGTGACCCGGTATCAGCTTGTCAATGAGCATCTGCAGAAAATGGCTTGTCAGCAACTGGGCCTGATCTACATTATTGCCCAGGTGCTCGGATTCCTCGCGGGCACTTTCACTGCTCTGGACGGACTGATTGCCAAGCTCCATAAGTCGTTCGGCCTGCCTTTCCACCTGCGTGCTCAGGGCTGACTGTTCTTCCGTCGCGCCTGCGACCTCATGGGCACAGCTGGCAATTACGTCGACGTCTTTCATGGTGGCTTCCAGTGCCTCACTGGCATGCACTGCCATTGTGGCCGTTGTTTCGCAGGAAGTGACCCCTTCATTGATTACGCTGACCACGCCGTGTGTTTCTTTCTGGAGTGCGTCAATCATTTCATCGATCTTACGGGTTGATTCGTGAGTCCGCTTTGCCAGACCACGAACCTCGTCGGCGACCACGGCAAATCCCCGTCCTGACTCACCAGCCCGAGCTGCCTCGATTGCGGCATTCAGCGCGAGCAGATTGGTTTGTTCTGCAATGTCGGAGATAACTTCAAGGACAACGCCGATAGCATCACTTTTTTCAGACAGGATCCCCATGCGCTTATTGGCTGTAGATAGTTGTTCCTGCAGCCCGGAGAGTGAGGTGTTCATTGTGTTCATCTGTTGCCTGCACTGACTGCCGGATTCCCCGGCATTGCGGGTCGCATCATGAGTGCGCGTAGTGAGCTCGCTGACGCGCTGAACGCTTTGTGCGAGTTCCTCAAAGGCTCGTGTGATGTGCTGAATATCATCCTGCTGGCTGCGGATACTGGTAACCGAGTTGGAAACCCACTCAACCGTTCGTTGCTTGCGGCCATGCAGGGAGCCGATATTGGCGTGCATTCGGGCGGAGACCGCCCGGAGTGTGGCGTCACGCTTCTGCCGGTCAAACTCTATCCAGGCGCCTTCGTCCCGTCTTCCGGTATAGATCCAGGGCAGCGCCGGATGCGCTTCGCAGCAGGCTTCCCGGGCGCTTTTCATCATCGGGCGGGTGAGCCAGAACAAAGTGGCAAAGACCGCGAAAACCAGTCCCTGCATAACGATCATGTGAGGCACTGTGAGCTCGGAAAGGCCGAATATGGTGAGGCTGGCAGCCAGTAATCCATAAAGACAACTGAGTTTCCAGGTCAGGGAGGGGCTTGTGGCCAGATAGCGACGGGGCACCTGGCCACGATTCCAGGCCGAGTAAACTTTCTCCGCCCGCTCAATCTGATCCCGGCTCGGCCGGGTGCGGAGCGACTGGAACTCAACTATCTGGCCGTCCTTGCGAATGGGAGTCACAAAAGCGTCGACCCAGTAATGATCGCCGTTCTTGCATCGGTTTTTTACGATCCCCCGCCAGGATTCGCCTGCTTTTATGGTTTGCCACATATTTTCGAAAGCGCCCGGGGGCATGTCGGGATGCCGGATCAGATTGTGGGGCTGGCCGACCAGTTCATCCACTTCGAATCCTGCGACTTCCGCAAACTCTTCATTGGCAGCTGTTATCCGGCCTTTGATATCGGTGGTTGTAATCAGGTGGTAGTGCTCTGGGTATGTCTGCTCTTTCCGGGTGACAGGTTCATTCCGTCGCATGGAAGGTCCTTCTGACGCCGTGCGTTGATTGTAGTGACAATCACTATTGGCCGGATTGTGCGTCCCGAGTATCCAGATATTGCAAAAAGAGGGCATTTATTCCGCTTTCTCGTTCTTTCGTCGCATTTATCAGCGGTTTTGCAATATATGGCTAGGTTGGCGACATTTCCTGCTTATCCTGAATTGGGCGGGTCGATTCACGTTCAGGGATAGAGGAGTGAGATGTCGGTGCAGGTAATCCAACAACAAAACTTCAAGGCACTGGTGGATAATCACCCCCGTGCCATTATGCTGGCGACTACGGAACCGAGAATTGCCTATGTGAATCATATGTTCCGCACGGTAACTGGCTATCAATCGGGAGAGGTAATTGGTCAGGCACCCTCCGTGTTGAGTTCAGGTTTGCACTCCCGGGAGTTTTATCGGGTGATGTGGCAAGGCCTCAATGATAATGGCCGGTGGGAGGGGGTGATCTGGAATCGACGGAAGAGTGGGGAAACCTACCCGCAGTGGCTCACAATTTATCCCGTTGAGTTCAATGCCCAGCGCTTTTTTGTCGGCGTATTCATGGATGTGGGTGATATCGCTGCCGGCAACGAGCGACTTGCCTCCCTTGCCTATTATGATCCTCTGACAGAGTTGCCTAATCGTTCCCTGTTCCAGGAGTTTCTCAAAGCCCGGGTTTCCCAGCGAGAGGCCAGTCAGAGTACATTCGGCGTGCTTTTTATCGATCTCGATTTTTTCAAGTCAATCAACGATCTTCATGGTCACCAGCGTGGTGACAGTGTTTTGCAGCAAGCGGCGCTTTGCATCCGGAGTGTGCTGAGGGCTAGTGACGTAGTGGCTCGATTGTCCGGCGATGAATTCGCCGCAATCGTTGAACTGAATTCGGCAGAAGAGCTGGAAGGTATCTGTCAACGCACGACTCAGGTTTTCCGGGCTCCCGTTGTAGTGGACAAACGCGAATATTTCCTTTCGGCGTCTGTTGGTGCGGCCCTTTTCCCGCGGCATGGTCAGACCGGCAGTGAATTGCTCCAGAATGCCGATCGTGCCATGCATATGGCCAAGATGGCGGGACGGGCCTGCCACCGGATGTACAGCGCCGCGGACACGGAGGAGGGGCATTATAAACAGCGGCTATCGGAGGCGTTGGTCGCGTCCCTGAAAACCGCACCGCATGAATTCAGTGTGGTGTACCAGCCCCAGTATCAGCTGGCGACGGGCGAAATGGCGGGGCTGGAGGCACTCTTGCGATGGCATCACCCCGAGTTCGGCGCTGTGTCACCTGCGGACTTTGTGCCTGTTGCAGAGCAACGCGGGCATATTCATGAGCTGACGGAACACCTTGTTCGCTGCATTCTGGCGGATCTTCCAAAAGCCGCGGAGGGGCTCCCTTCCGGGCTCAGACTGGCGATCAACATATCCGCCCGTCAAATTTCCGATTCACGCCTGCAGCAGTTGCTTGATGTCCTGTTTGCCCGCATTCGTCAGATTTGCTGGTTGCCGGAGATCGAGATTACGGAAACTCACCTTATGCATTTGTCTGCGGAGTGCCTGGCCCGACTGCGGGATTTTGGTGACCAGGGAGTGAGCGTGGCGGTGGATGATTTCGGGACGGGTTATTCCTCACTGGCTTACCTGCACACCCTGCCCGTACATGTCCTGAAGATCGACCGACAGTTCATCAAGCGTCTCGGAGGCGTAGGTACTGACTCACGGATTGTCTCGGCGATCCTTGGTATTGCCGATGCTCTTGAGCTTGAGGTGGTCGCTGAAGGCATCGAAAACGGGGCTCAGTATCGGATGCTTAACGATCTCAAATGTCACCGTGGGCAAGGATTTCTGATGGCCAGGCCAGCGACCTGGGATGCTATAAAGTTGCTATTTTTTGACACGTGTCAATGACACGACAATTAATGGGTTGATTTCTGGGGTTCTGCAATATGTGGCTATTGGAATATGGTTAGATTGCTTACATGTGTGGGTCCATTTTCACGCGTTGAACCCTATGCCCGTCGAAACGCCAGAGCTCGAATTGCAATCGTATCTCCGATTGAATCATGCATCCTCTCGGGAATGGTTGTCGGCAGTCCGTCTGCTTTTAGGGTGCGCGAGTATTGAGTGCCATGTCGCTGGCAACCAGGCGAGGGTTGGAGCCCTATCTGCAATTGACGTCGAAGGAGGCCGGATTGCCTGCCTTTATGCCAGCCAGGATATGGATATTTCAGGTTGTCAGGCGGAAGGGCCGGTTCTGGTTGTGCCAGTAGAAGGTCATGTCGAAGCTTCCTGGGATGACCATTCCTGGTGGCCGGTGAGCCCGCTCCTGATCATGCACGCAGGGAATCGCCCCCGTCTTCGTTTGGGTGAAAAAAGTCAGGTGATTATTCTCAAGCCGGCACCCGGAGTGGTGCCGGCTCCGGTTGGTGACGAGCCCAACAGGCTAATCTCCGAGATACGCCATCTGGTTGACAACTATCTCTTCAAGGCCGGCTTTTTCTTCAATGATCAGCATGCCCGGGCATTGACGACGGAGCTGTTCAGGAGCCTCGGCGCCTTGCTTGGAAACGGCGGGAGACGGCACATTCCGGAATGTCTGAAACTTGATCGCCGGCTGCTTCGGGTGTTGGACAGGTTCCGACAGCACCCCGAATGGGAGTTTGATCTCAGGGGGTTGGCCGCTCATTGCGGGGTGAGCGAACGGAATCTGTATTATCTGATGAAGCGGGAAACCGGGATGACGCCTTATCGGTTGTTCCAGCGCTACCGGCTTATAAGGGTGAGGTGGCGACTGGTGGACTGCACGTGCGACATCCCACACATTTCGACCTATGCGGCCGACGAAGGCTTCTCACACCTTGGTCGGTTCGCTGCACTTTACCGGGAACACTTTGGGGAACTGCCGAGTGAAACCGTGCAGTGGCGTCGGAATTTGTGCGCGGATGCAAAGTCCCCACAGGACCGCGCAGCGGTTTCAGAAGTCACCAAATAATAGAGCCCGGCTCACCTTTCGGTGACCGGGCTTCTATCCGCAGTTAGTGCGCCGCGTTGTTGTGGTCCCTGGCCAGCAGGATATAGAACGCCGGCAACACAAAGATGGTGAACAGCGTACCGATACCCAGGCCGGCACTGATGGTCAGGCCAATGGCGAAGCGACTTTCCGCACCGGGGCCAATGGCAATCAGTAGCGGCACCATGGCGAAGATCAGCGCGAGGGAGGTCATGATGATCGGGCGCAGCCGGATCGCGGCGGCTTCAATAACTGCGTTGACCTTGTTCAGGCCTTTCTCAATCTGCAGTTGGTTGGCGAATTCCACGATCAGAATGCCGTTTTTGGAGACCACGCCAATCAGGGTAATCAGCCCCACCTGGGTGTAGATGTTCATGGTGGCGAAGCCAAGCACAATAAACGCCATGGCACCCGCTACCGACATGGGCACGGACACCAGAATGATGAGTGGATCCCTCCAGCTTTCAAACTGCGCTGCCAGAACCAGGTAGATTACCAGCAGCGACAGGAAGAAAGTCACAACCAGTGCACTGCCCTGGGTCGCCAGCTGTCGGCTCTGGCCGGTGTAGTCATAACTGAAGCCTTGGGGGAGCGTCTCATCGGCGGTCTGCTCCATGAAGTCCATGGCAGTTCCGGCAGCGACACCCGGCATTACTACGCCCTGTAGAGTGAGTGAGTTCTGCTGGTTGAACTGGGTGCGGGTGGATGGCTCAATGTCGTGGCTGAAGCTGACGACACTGCCCAGAGGGACCAGTTCGCCGGAACCGGTGCGGATGTAGTAATCGTTCAGGGCCTGGGCGTCCAGGCGGAACTGCTGGTCAACCTGAGGAATTACCTGGTATGAACGGCCTTCCATGCTGAACCGGTTGATGTAGCCACCGCCGAGCATGCTGGAGAGGGCCTGACCAACGTCCTGCATCGATAATCCCAGATCAGCGACCCGGTCCCGATCCACGTTGATGCGGGTGACCGGCCGGTCGAAGTTGATCGACTTCTGCAGGAACATAAAGTTGCCGCTGCCCATGGCCTTGCCCAGCAGTTGGTCGGCAACCTGGTTCAGCTGCTCGTAAGTATTGCCGGTGGTGATGACGAACTGGAACGGCAGGCCGCCACCGGACCCGGGCAGGGAAGGCCTGGGGAACACGGCAGTCTGGAGGCCGGTCACGTTCTTGAGCTCCGCATCCAGCTGGGGCTGGGCCTCGAACTGGGAAATATCCCGCTGGCTCCAGGGCGCCATCTTGAAGCCACCGAACACCGCATTCGGTCCGGTGAAGCCGATGATCATGAAGTCCTCTTCGTACCCGGGCAGTGTCGACATCCGGTTCTGGATTTCGTCACCGTGTTCCCGCAGATAATCCAGAGTCGCTGTTTGAGGGCCGAGGCCCTGATAGAACAGGATGCCCTGGTCTTCGGTTGGTGCAAGTTCGCTCTTGCTCATCATTGTCATGAAGTAAATTGAGCCCAGCACCACGAGTGCAAAGAAGATGACCACAGACTTGGTTTCCATCAGCGAGCTGAGGGCCTTCTTGTAGCCGTTGGACACGCCATTGAAGCTGCGCTCCACCAGGCTTTCGAACCTTCCCGGATTGCCGTGGGGTTTTAGTACCAGGCCTGAGAGCATGGGTGACAGGGTCAGCGCGACAATTCCCGAGATTACCACCGCGCCCGCCAGGGTAAAGGCGAATTCGGTAAACAGGGAGCCGACAAGGCCGCCCATGAAACCGATTGGTGCATACACCGCCACCAAGGTGGTGGTCATGGCGATGATTGGCACGGCCATTTCCCGCGCGCCATTGATGGCGGCATCAAAACGGGACTCCCCCTGCTCGATGTGGCGGTGGACGTTTTCGACCACGATGATGGCGTCGTCGACCACCAGGCCAATAGCCAGAACCATCGACAGCAGGGTAAGCAGGTTCAGCGAGAAGCCGAACATCAGCATCACGAAGGCACCTCCGACCAGTGACAGGGGCACCGCCACGGACGGAACGATGGAGGCGCGGATAGAGCCCAGACACAGGAACACCACCACCAGCACAATTGCCAGCGCTTCCAGCAGGGTCTTGATGACCTCATTGATAGAGTCTTCAATAAAGTTGGACGCATCGTAGGCGAGGCGTACATTCAGGCCGGAGGGCAGCTGGCTCTCAATGTCGGGCAGAGCGTCCTTGACCAGGCCGGCGACGGTCAGGGGGTTGGCGCCGGGTGCCAGTTCAATGGCGACGTAGGTCGCAGGGTCGCCTTTGTACAGGGCAAGCTGGTCGTAGGATTCAGAGCCCAGCTCAACGCGGGCAATATCCTGCAGGCGTATCTGGGTGCTGCCTGATTGTTTGACCACCAGGTTCCGGAACTGGTCGGGGTCGGCGACGTCGGTATCGCTGGTCATGCTGATCTCGGTGTACTGACCCTTGGTGTTGCCTACTGCTGCCTGATAGTTGTTGGCACGAAGCTTGGCAACCACTTCTGGCGGAGTCATATCGACGGCAGCCAGTCGTTCAGGGTCAAGCCAGACCCGGAGCGCGAACTTGCGACCGATAAGGTCGGCTTTACCAACGCCTGACAGCGCCTGCAGTTTGGGCTGAACCACCCGTGTGAGGTAGTCGGAAATCTGGGGCACGTCCAGTTCGCTGCTGTAGAAGGCAATGTACATCAGGGCCGTGGAGTCACCGGTGGTGGACGTGATCACCGGGTCCTGAGCTTCCGCAGGAAGCACGTTTCGCTGGCTGGCAACCTTGGCCTGAATTTCGGCTAGTGCCGCATTGGCGTCATAGTTGAGCACCATTTTGGCTGTAATGGTGGAGGCGCCCTGGGAACTGGTGGAGGTCAGGTAGTCGATGCCACTGGCTTCGGCAATCGCCTGCTGAAGCGGTGTGGTGATGAAGCCCTTGATCAGGTCCGAGCTGGCGCCTGGATAGGCTGTGGTGACAGTCACCGTGGTGCTCTCAAGCTCAGGGTACTGGCGGATTTCCATTTCCATGGCGGCCCGGGCACCGAGCAGCAGGATGAGCAGGCTGACCACCGTCGCCAGAACCGGCCGGTGGATAAATATGTCGGTAAATCGCATTATTCAGACGCCTCTTGCGGCTTCCCGGAATCGTCCTGGATCTCAACGGGCTGACCGGCTCGCAGGCGTAACAGGCCCTTGGCCACGACGGTCTCACCCTCGCTCAGACCAGAGCGGATCTCAACCCGATTGTTGCGGGTCTCGCCGGTGCTGACAGAACGCCGGGTGACAACCTGGGTGCCTTGATCGTTTTCGCCGACGACAAAAACGAAATCGCCATAGGTGTTATATGAAACTGCTGTGCGCGGCACAGTCACCACTTCGTTGTCCCTGGGCTGGCGGGTCATCACCGTCGCGAACATGCCCGGGCGGAGCAGGTTCTCTTCGTTGCTCAGGGTAGCGCGGATCCGTACCGTGCGGGTTTGCGGGTTCACCGAGGTATTGATGGCGCTGACCGTGCCTTCAAAACCATGCTGGGGTACTGCAGCGACGGTCGCAACGACCGGGTAGCCAGTTGCCACATCCGGCAGATTTTTTTCCGACAGGGTGTAATCAACATAGATCGGATCAAGCATGTTGATTTCGACAATGGGCGTGCCAGTCGGAATGTATTCGCCACGATCCACCATGCGGATGCCCAGCCTGCCATCAAAAGGCGCGCGAATAACCTTCTTGCTCAGCTGGGCTTCCGCCTCGTTCACGCGGGCGTTCGCGGCATCGAAGTTAGCCTTGACCTCATCATACTGGGACTGGGAAACAGCCCGTTTGGGCAGCAGATCCGAGACCCGCTTGAATTCCTGTTCAGCCAGCTGGGCCTCGGCCCGGCGGGTGCGAAGAGCCGCCTGGTCTATCGCGGAATTGATGCGGATGAGCACGTCACCCTGTTTAACGGTGTCGCCGGATTCAAAATTGATGGTTTCGATGACGCCGGGTACTTCATTGGCAACCTCAATACCGTTGACGGCTTCAATGCTTCCAACCGCTTTGATAGCCGGTGTCCACAGCTCGGTTTGAGCCGTGACTGCCGAGATCTGGGTCGGTGGGCGCGGCTGGCCCATCATCTCCTCCATCTGGCCGAACTGGTAGAATTTGTAGCCAAAAATGCCACCAAGGACGACGCCAAGGAAAATAATAACGATCAGGAAGCGGGAAGCTGTGCGCATAATTCGGGTCCTGGGGATCGGGGTTTTTCTGGTTCAGTGCAACGGACCTTCGAGGTCTGATAACTATGTGTCTTCCGTAAAACATAGCATCCTATAAAAATCTGATAGGGCTTGTCACCGGTTTGTCAGTATTTCTGCGTAGGATGTTCAAGGGTTTAACCCTTTTCTCGGCTATTTTGATGCGCCATGAACGATGCTGGTATTTTGATCGGGGAAAGTGACAGAATTACGACCGAACCTTCGCTAAGGATCAACCCATGCATTGGATTCTCGGTATTGCCCTGGCGGCTGCCGTTTTTATCGTTTTAAAGAAGTGGGGAGCATTGACGCCTGAGGGCCAGAAATCCGCGATCTGGAAGATAATACTGGTCGGCGGGGGTGCTCTTCTTCTATTCATGGTGCTGACAGGCCGGGTGCATGTGCTTACTGCAGCCGTTGCAGCGCTGATTCCCCTGTTGCGGAAACTTCCGGCGATGCTGAAGTATGTACCCATGTTTCGGCAACACGTCGGCATGGGTTCGGAGCGGGAACCCGGCACAGAAAATCAGGCGGGGCGGGCGGCTTCCCACGGCAACATGTCTGAGCGGGAAGCGTGCGAAGTGCTTGGTGTCGAGAAGGGTTGCGGCGAACAGGAGGTTATAACGGCTCACCGGAGGCTGATCCAGAAGCTGCATCCGGACCGCGGAGGTAATGATTACCTCGCCGCCAAGATCAATGAGGCCAAGAGCGTGCTGCTCCAAAAATACCGGGGCTAGGGTTTACGGCAGTATGTCGACTTTCACCTCGAAGCTCCGGTTTTCGGCGCGGTTGCTATTGACGTGGTAAGTGATGCCCGACTGCTGGCCACTCGCTTGTGTGGATGTCTTGCCCAGTGATACCCATTGGCCGGGCTCCACCCTGCGAATGGTAACCACGGCTTCCGTTTCATAGCCCGGAAGGGACGCCGGGTCCTCCTCGAAAGAGACGATGTTCAGTTCAACGGCACGGTCGGAAATAACCTGTGGGCTCACCAGAAAGCCGCTTCGGGTTTCAACCTGCTCCAGAATGGCCGCTGGATTACGACCGCCCCGAATGGCCACCGGAAGAGTGCGAATCTGGCCAGAGGTAATGTGTGCGGACTGGCCATCCTGAACCACCAGTGTTCGTTGGCGGGTGTTGTTGGTGCTGGTCACTTTGCGCTCGACAGTTACGCCGACCCGGCTTTCCGAGGCGGAAACGCCGGTGCCGGAGCGTTTGCCACCGCTGTTTTCCCGGGATCGAACCGTGATTCGAAGCTGCGCGGGGGCAACGTCCATGGCAGTAATCAGCCTTCCGATCTCGTCCAGCAACGGTTCGTCGCCCCGGACCACCACTTGTCGCCCCCGGGCTGTCACTGTCACAGGAGCGTTCTGGTAAAGTTCACGGATTTGTCCGGCCACATCGACAGCCGGCCGATTCTGCAACTCGTAGACCCGCGCTTCAGTCTGTGCGAGGACGCCGGCGGGGAACAGACACAGCGCCAGTATCAGGGCCAGAGCCTGTGACAGGATGCTCATGTCACGCCAGAGGTAAGAGGACTCTTTCAGTGTCATTTCTGCTCCTGACCCAGCTGTTGAC
This Marinobacter salinus DNA region includes the following protein-coding sequences:
- a CDS encoding DUF3301 domain-containing protein — its product is MTLGNFFWLFLAGFAIWYWWRAKAIKDFVLQAARKYCKTMDVMLLDDAVYLRGLWFKRDSEGRLRVWRRFLFDFTSTGEERYTGRVIMLGQRILHMELEPHRFS
- a CDS encoding methyl-accepting chemotaxis protein, with the translated sequence MRRNEPVTRKEQTYPEHYHLITTTDIKGRITAANEEFAEVAGFEVDELVGQPHNLIRHPDMPPGAFENMWQTIKAGESWRGIVKNRCKNGDHYWVDAFVTPIRKDGQIVEFQSLRTRPSRDQIERAEKVYSAWNRGQVPRRYLATSPSLTWKLSCLYGLLAASLTIFGLSELTVPHMIVMQGLVFAVFATLFWLTRPMMKSAREACCEAHPALPWIYTGRRDEGAWIEFDRQKRDATLRAVSARMHANIGSLHGRKQRTVEWVSNSVTSIRSQQDDIQHITRAFEELAQSVQRVSELTTRTHDATRNAGESGSQCRQQMNTMNTSLSGLQEQLSTANKRMGILSEKSDAIGVVLEVISDIAEQTNLLALNAAIEAARAGESGRGFAVVADEVRGLAKRTHESTRKIDEMIDALQKETHGVVSVINEGVTSCETTATMAVHASEALEATMKDVDVIASCAHEVAGATEEQSALSTQVERQAERLMELGNQSVQSSESAREESEHLGNNVDQAQLLTSHFLQMLIDKLIPGHPSRKDTRARFPGPVQ
- a CDS encoding putative bifunctional diguanylate cyclase/phosphodiesterase; translated protein: MSVQVIQQQNFKALVDNHPRAIMLATTEPRIAYVNHMFRTVTGYQSGEVIGQAPSVLSSGLHSREFYRVMWQGLNDNGRWEGVIWNRRKSGETYPQWLTIYPVEFNAQRFFVGVFMDVGDIAAGNERLASLAYYDPLTELPNRSLFQEFLKARVSQREASQSTFGVLFIDLDFFKSINDLHGHQRGDSVLQQAALCIRSVLRASDVVARLSGDEFAAIVELNSAEELEGICQRTTQVFRAPVVVDKREYFLSASVGAALFPRHGQTGSELLQNADRAMHMAKMAGRACHRMYSAADTEEGHYKQRLSEALVASLKTAPHEFSVVYQPQYQLATGEMAGLEALLRWHHPEFGAVSPADFVPVAEQRGHIHELTEHLVRCILADLPKAAEGLPSGLRLAINISARQISDSRLQQLLDVLFARIRQICWLPEIEITETHLMHLSAECLARLRDFGDQGVSVAVDDFGTGYSSLAYLHTLPVHVLKIDRQFIKRLGGVGTDSRIVSAILGIADALELEVVAEGIENGAQYRMLNDLKCHRGQGFLMARPATWDAIKLLFFDTCQ
- a CDS encoding AraC family transcriptional regulator, with the translated sequence MQSYLRLNHASSREWLSAVRLLLGCASIECHVAGNQARVGALSAIDVEGGRIACLYASQDMDISGCQAEGPVLVVPVEGHVEASWDDHSWWPVSPLLIMHAGNRPRLRLGEKSQVIILKPAPGVVPAPVGDEPNRLISEIRHLVDNYLFKAGFFFNDQHARALTTELFRSLGALLGNGGRRHIPECLKLDRRLLRVLDRFRQHPEWEFDLRGLAAHCGVSERNLYYLMKRETGMTPYRLFQRYRLIRVRWRLVDCTCDIPHISTYAADEGFSHLGRFAALYREHFGELPSETVQWRRNLCADAKSPQDRAAVSEVTK
- a CDS encoding efflux RND transporter permease subunit produces the protein MRFTDIFIHRPVLATVVSLLILLLGARAAMEMEIRQYPELESTTVTVTTAYPGASSDLIKGFITTPLQQAIAEASGIDYLTSTSSQGASTITAKMVLNYDANAALAEIQAKVASQRNVLPAEAQDPVITSTTGDSTALMYIAFYSSELDVPQISDYLTRVVQPKLQALSGVGKADLIGRKFALRVWLDPERLAAVDMTPPEVVAKLRANNYQAAVGNTKGQYTEISMTSDTDVADPDQFRNLVVKQSGSTQIRLQDIARVELGSESYDQLALYKGDPATYVAIELAPGANPLTVAGLVKDALPDIESQLPSGLNVRLAYDASNFIEDSINEVIKTLLEALAIVLVVVFLCLGSIRASIVPSVAVPLSLVGGAFVMLMFGFSLNLLTLLSMVLAIGLVVDDAIIVVENVHRHIEQGESRFDAAINGAREMAVPIIAMTTTLVAVYAPIGFMGGLVGSLFTEFAFTLAGAVVISGIVALTLSPMLSGLVLKPHGNPGRFESLVERSFNGVSNGYKKALSSLMETKSVVIFFALVVLGSIYFMTMMSKSELAPTEDQGILFYQGLGPQTATLDYLREHGDEIQNRMSTLPGYEEDFMIIGFTGPNAVFGGFKMAPWSQRDISQFEAQPQLDAELKNVTGLQTAVFPRPSLPGSGGGLPFQFVITTGNTYEQLNQVADQLLGKAMGSGNFMFLQKSINFDRPVTRINVDRDRVADLGLSMQDVGQALSSMLGGGYINRFSMEGRSYQVIPQVDQQFRLDAQALNDYYIRTGSGELVPLGSVVSFSHDIEPSTRTQFNQQNSLTLQGVVMPGVAAGTAMDFMEQTADETLPQGFSYDYTGQSRQLATQGSALVVTFFLSLLVIYLVLAAQFESWRDPLIILVSVPMSVAGAMAFIVLGFATMNIYTQVGLITLIGVVSKNGILIVEFANQLQIEKGLNKVNAVIEAAAIRLRPIIMTSLALIFAMVPLLIAIGPGAESRFAIGLTISAGLGIGTLFTIFVLPAFYILLARDHNNAAH
- a CDS encoding efflux RND transporter periplasmic adaptor subunit, whose amino-acid sequence is MRTASRFLIVIIFLGVVLGGIFGYKFYQFGQMEEMMGQPRPPTQISAVTAQTELWTPAIKAVGSIEAVNGIEVANEVPGVIETINFESGDTVKQGDVLIRINSAIDQAALRTRRAEAQLAEQEFKRVSDLLPKRAVSQSQYDEVKANFDAANARVNEAEAQLSKKVIRAPFDGRLGIRMVDRGEYIPTGTPIVEINMLDPIYVDYTLSEKNLPDVATGYPVVATVAAVPQHGFEGTVSAINTSVNPQTRTVRIRATLSNEENLLRPGMFATVMTRQPRDNEVVTVPRTAVSYNTYGDFVFVVGENDQGTQVVTRRSVSTGETRNNRVEIRSGLSEGETVVAKGLLRLRAGQPVEIQDDSGKPQEASE
- a CDS encoding DnaJ domain-containing protein is translated as MHWILGIALAAAVFIVLKKWGALTPEGQKSAIWKIILVGGGALLLFMVLTGRVHVLTAAVAALIPLLRKLPAMLKYVPMFRQHVGMGSEREPGTENQAGRAASHGNMSEREACEVLGVEKGCGEQEVITAHRRLIQKLHPDRGGNDYLAAKINEAKSVLLQKYRG
- a CDS encoding secretin N-terminal domain-containing protein; translated protein: MTLKESSYLWRDMSILSQALALILALCLFPAGVLAQTEARVYELQNRPAVDVAGQIRELYQNAPVTVTARGRQVVVRGDEPLLDEIGRLITAMDVAPAQLRITVRSRENSGGKRSGTGVSASESRVGVTVERKVTSTNNTRQRTLVVQDGQSAHITSGQIRTLPVAIRGGRNPAAILEQVETRSGFLVSPQVISDRAVELNIVSFEEDPASLPGYETEAVVTIRRVEPGQWVSLGKTSTQASGQQSGITYHVNSNRAENRSFEVKVDILP